The Candidatus Nanosynbacter lyticus genome window below encodes:
- a CDS encoding glycosyltransferase family 2 protein, which yields MTKAPTNKQDRIRRDHPGWEFPDFEVNEINKKKHKYCVCIFVINEGERVQKQLQKMKPLAKQIDIVVADGGSTDGSLEADFLKSQDVRALLTKRGKGKLSAQMRMAFAWALSEGYEGVVVVDGNGKDSIERIPDFIKLLDQGYDHIQGSRFIPGGKAVNTPLSREIGLHLIHAPLISLAAGQKHTDTTNGFRAYSARLLKDPDIAVFRDIFQTYELHYYLAIESSRRKQYKTAETPVVRTYPKKGKTPTKISPIKGNMHVLKVLFYAVAGKYHKHKK from the coding sequence ATGACAAAAGCTCCGACCAACAAGCAAGATCGTATCCGCCGAGATCATCCAGGGTGGGAGTTTCCAGACTTTGAGGTAAATGAAATAAACAAGAAAAAACATAAATATTGTGTATGTATTTTCGTCATTAATGAGGGAGAGCGTGTTCAAAAGCAACTACAAAAAATGAAGCCATTAGCAAAACAGATTGATATTGTAGTAGCTGATGGTGGTAGCACTGATGGTTCACTTGAGGCTGATTTCTTGAAATCTCAAGACGTACGCGCTTTATTGACAAAAAGGGGCAAGGGTAAGTTAAGTGCACAGATGAGAATGGCGTTCGCCTGGGCTCTTTCTGAGGGTTATGAAGGCGTTGTGGTTGTTGACGGTAATGGCAAGGATAGTATAGAGAGAATTCCTGACTTTATTAAGCTGCTTGATCAGGGGTATGACCATATTCAGGGTTCACGGTTTATACCGGGCGGCAAGGCGGTAAATACGCCGCTTTCGAGAGAGATAGGCCTTCACCTGATCCATGCGCCACTGATAAGCCTCGCGGCTGGCCAGAAGCATACCGATACCACAAATGGCTTCCGTGCTTACAGTGCAAGGCTACTCAAAGACCCGGACATTGCCGTATTCCGTGATATATTTCAAACCTATGAACTTCATTATTACCTCGCTATCGAGAGCAGCCGCCGTAAACAGTATAAGACAGCCGAAACGCCAGTGGTACGAACATATCCAAAAAAGGGCAAGACGCCAACAAAAATTAGTCCCATTAAGGGAAATATGCACGTTCTGAAGGTGTTGTTTTATGCGGTGGCCGGAAAATATCACAAGCATAAAAAATAG